In Shinella sp. XGS7, a single genomic region encodes these proteins:
- a CDS encoding response regulator codes for MSSAGRPRVLLVEDDLSLQRFVQLALEDFEIELLTVGSVDAGLAELARAPAALVLTDLMLPDRSGFELIEALAAQPALRAGARLAVFSAGLTPSTRERLERPEVWRLLSKPCGLAELEACVRDALAEGATVPATHFALELTPESRPEADDAGPPQARQAAAIAEHFGGNAPLYHAFRASCLQQFRADMAEGDQALAGGDAPALRRLAHSLKSVLLSLGHDQAADLAKALEQAGEQADTAAMRALWPRLRTALGALR; via the coding sequence ATGAGCAGCGCGGGCCGCCCCCGGGTGCTGCTGGTCGAGGATGACCTGTCCCTGCAGCGCTTTGTGCAGCTGGCCCTGGAAGACTTCGAGATTGAGCTGCTGACCGTCGGCTCCGTGGATGCGGGCCTGGCCGAGCTGGCTCGGGCCCCGGCCGCCCTGGTGCTAACCGATCTGATGCTGCCCGACCGCTCCGGTTTCGAGCTGATCGAGGCCCTGGCCGCCCAGCCCGCCCTGCGTGCCGGCGCCCGGCTGGCCGTGTTCAGCGCCGGGCTGACCCCCAGCACCCGGGAGCGCCTGGAGCGCCCCGAGGTCTGGCGCCTGCTGTCCAAACCCTGCGGCCTGGCCGAGCTGGAAGCCTGTGTGCGCGATGCCCTGGCTGAAGGAGCGACCGTGCCTGCCACGCACTTCGCACTCGAGCTCACACCCGAGTCCAGGCCCGAGGCGGACGATGCCGGCCCACCCCAAGCCCGCCAGGCCGCGGCCATTGCCGAGCATTTCGGCGGCAATGCCCCGCTCTATCACGCCTTCCGCGCCAGCTGCCTGCAACAGTTCCGGGCCGATATGGCTGAAGGCGATCAGGCCCTGGCGGGCGGCGATGCGCCGGCCCTGCGCCGCCTGGCTCACAGCCTCAAGTCGGTGCTGCTGAGCCTGGGCCACGACCAGGCGGCAGACCTGGCCAAGGCCCTGGAGCAGGCCGGCGAGCAGGCCGACACGGCGGCGATGCGCGCGCTCTGGCCCCGGCTGCGCACCGCCCTGGGCGCGCTGCGTTAG
- a CDS encoding helix-turn-helix domain-containing protein, whose translation MPKPSPALTAPLPESQADYSTLEVARLLGMAVRSVQLMVDRGELEAWKTPGGHRRIARASVEAWLARRGGGAAATAAAGAAIAAPAPASQPADGAQRPRLLLIEDSVHYQTLISMLLAQQFPELELHMASDGIAGLAMYGQLQPELLLVDILLPGIDGATLITSLRSQPQFAGSRLIVVTSLDEGQRQPYEFALQGLPVVHKPRLVTELPALLRQQLESRRESALS comes from the coding sequence ATGCCCAAGCCCAGTCCCGCATTGACCGCCCCCCTGCCCGAATCCCAGGCCGACTACAGCACCCTGGAGGTGGCGCGCCTGCTGGGCATGGCCGTGCGCTCGGTGCAGCTGATGGTGGACCGCGGCGAGCTGGAGGCCTGGAAAACGCCGGGCGGCCACCGCCGCATTGCCCGTGCCTCGGTGGAAGCCTGGCTGGCGCGGCGTGGTGGCGGTGCCGCGGCAACGGCTGCTGCCGGAGCCGCCATCGCCGCCCCGGCCCCCGCCAGCCAGCCGGCGGACGGCGCCCAGCGCCCGCGCCTGCTGCTGATCGAGGACTCTGTGCACTACCAGACCCTGATCTCCATGCTGCTGGCCCAGCAGTTCCCCGAGCTGGAGCTGCATATGGCCTCGGACGGGATCGCGGGTCTGGCCATGTATGGCCAGCTCCAGCCCGAGCTGCTGCTGGTGGACATCCTGCTGCCGGGCATAGACGGCGCCACCCTGATCACCAGCCTGCGCTCCCAGCCCCAGTTCGCCGGCAGCCGTCTGATCGTGGTGACCTCGCTGGACGAGGGTCAGCGCCAGCCCTATGAGTTCGCCCTGCAGGGCCTGCCCGTGGTGCACAAGCCCCGTCTGGTGACCGAGCTGCCCGCTCTGCTACGCCAGCAGCTGGAGAGCCGCCGGGAGAGCGCGCTCTCATGA